One window from the genome of Bdellovibrio sp. NC01 encodes:
- the hmgA gene encoding homogentisate 1,2-dioxygenase, translated as MEKLYQSGFGNHFSSESRPGTLPLDQNSPQKAPHGLYPEQLSGSAFTAPRAHNLYAWLYRLRPSVMHKAFTPMKDLTAKTFFKPHSINPNQMRWNPHPELNVKQNFVQGIRCVVGTGNSHEQRGIQVHLYSFTEGMGKTYFMNADGDFLFVAQTGKLEIKTELGILEVEPGEIAVVPRGMKFQVNPLSGGCSGYIGENFGAPFQLPELGPIGANGLAHRRHFLAPVAAFEDLEGDFELIGKFAGELWHAKMGHSPLDVVAWHGNYVPYKYDLRKFNTINTVSFDHPDPSIFTVLTSPSETPGTANVDFVIFPPRWMVAEHTFRPPYFHRNCMSEYMGLIYGVYDAKTSGGFIPGGGSLHNFYAAHGPDSDTFVKASDVELKPHKIDQTMAFMFESRMPYMVTDFAMSKGFIQDDYQDCWQNFKKNFKA; from the coding sequence ATGGAAAAATTATATCAATCTGGCTTTGGAAATCATTTTTCGTCTGAATCTCGTCCTGGCACTTTGCCGTTGGACCAGAATTCTCCACAAAAAGCTCCGCACGGTCTTTATCCTGAACAGTTAAGCGGATCTGCTTTCACGGCTCCGCGTGCGCACAACTTATATGCGTGGTTGTATCGCCTGCGTCCTTCGGTCATGCATAAAGCATTTACGCCAATGAAAGATCTGACGGCGAAAACTTTCTTTAAGCCGCATTCGATTAATCCAAATCAAATGCGTTGGAATCCACATCCAGAATTGAACGTGAAACAAAACTTCGTGCAAGGTATTCGTTGTGTTGTTGGGACTGGTAACAGCCACGAACAACGTGGTATTCAAGTGCACTTGTATTCATTCACTGAAGGTATGGGCAAAACATATTTCATGAATGCGGATGGTGATTTCTTGTTTGTCGCACAAACTGGAAAATTAGAAATCAAAACAGAGCTTGGCATTCTAGAAGTTGAACCGGGTGAAATTGCCGTGGTTCCGCGCGGAATGAAATTTCAAGTCAATCCATTAAGCGGTGGCTGCAGTGGTTATATCGGCGAAAACTTCGGTGCTCCTTTTCAGTTGCCAGAATTGGGACCGATCGGTGCGAACGGTCTTGCCCATCGCCGTCACTTCTTAGCACCAGTTGCTGCCTTTGAAGATCTTGAGGGTGATTTCGAATTAATCGGAAAATTTGCGGGAGAGTTGTGGCATGCTAAAATGGGTCACTCGCCACTTGATGTAGTTGCATGGCATGGTAACTACGTACCGTACAAATATGATCTTCGTAAATTCAATACGATCAATACTGTTAGCTTCGATCATCCAGATCCTTCGATTTTCACTGTGTTGACTTCACCAAGTGAAACTCCGGGAACTGCGAATGTTGATTTTGTGATTTTCCCACCACGTTGGATGGTTGCAGAACATACGTTCCGTCCTCCATATTTCCATCGCAACTGCATGAGCGAATACATGGGCTTGATTTATGGCGTGTACGACGCAAAAACAAGCGGTGGCTTTATTCCTGGTGGTGGAAGCTTGCATAACTTCTATGCGGCTCACGGTCCGGATTCAGACACGTTTGTCAAAGCAAGTGACGTTGAATTGAAGCCGCATAAGATCGATCAAACTATGGCGTTTATGTTCGAATCAAGAATGCCATATATGGTAACAGACTTCGCGATGTCGAAAGGATTTATCCAAGACGACTATCAAGACTGCTGGCAAAATTTTAAAAAGAATTTTAAGGCTTAA
- a CDS encoding phosphate/phosphite/phosphonate ABC transporter substrate-binding protein: MLKKIFILFLCLVSMACTSKKELGTEGRPIQFALVPGQDSTVLMENGKVLEQWIHAQTGLFVKMQVPTNFVAVVEGMGSQRVDVAIMNTFGYIMAHEKYGANAKLIGVNLGRSEYWGQIITSDPKIQKIQDLNGKKIAFVDPASTSGYLLAAKLFKDENIKPSEIVFAGKHDSVVTMVYQGRIDAGATYHTPEENGVPQDARRLVKEQFPDVFQKVRILKLTGPIPSDPVVFRKDFPADLEKKLTSALKSFGSTPEGAVALKKLYHLTGFKDCDDKDYDSTRKILLDMGKNVQDFVK; the protein is encoded by the coding sequence GTGCTGAAGAAAATTTTCATCCTTTTTCTTTGTTTAGTTTCCATGGCTTGCACATCAAAAAAAGAGCTTGGAACAGAGGGTCGTCCCATTCAATTTGCACTCGTTCCAGGACAAGATTCTACCGTTCTTATGGAGAATGGAAAAGTCCTAGAACAGTGGATTCATGCACAAACCGGCCTGTTCGTAAAAATGCAAGTTCCGACGAATTTTGTAGCGGTGGTGGAGGGTATGGGATCGCAGCGCGTAGATGTCGCGATTATGAATACTTTCGGTTACATCATGGCGCATGAAAAATATGGCGCAAACGCAAAACTGATTGGCGTGAATTTGGGCCGCTCGGAGTACTGGGGGCAGATCATTACCTCCGATCCTAAGATACAAAAAATTCAGGATTTGAATGGTAAAAAAATTGCCTTCGTCGATCCGGCATCGACGTCAGGTTACTTGTTAGCTGCAAAACTTTTTAAAGATGAAAACATCAAGCCATCTGAAATTGTTTTCGCCGGCAAACACGACAGTGTTGTAACGATGGTGTATCAAGGGCGCATTGATGCAGGGGCTACGTATCACACGCCTGAAGAAAACGGTGTACCGCAAGATGCGCGACGTTTGGTGAAAGAACAATTCCCAGATGTTTTCCAGAAAGTTCGCATCTTGAAATTAACAGGTCCGATCCCCAGTGATCCAGTTGTTTTCAGAAAAGATTTTCCGGCAGATTTAGAAAAGAAATTAACGTCGGCATTGAAGAGTTTCGGCTCAACTCCCGAGGGCGCTGTCGCCCTCAAGAAGTTGTATCACCTAACTGGTTTTAAAGACTGCGATGACAAGGATTACGATTCTACTCGTAAAATCTTGCTTGATATGGGGAAAAACGTTCAAGACTTCGTGAAGTAG
- a CDS encoding OsmC family protein, whose protein sequence is MVKMSAVYQGEKHCELLHEQSGSKIVTDAPKDNAGRGEAFSPTDLVAIAMGSCMLTTMAINCEKEGVVIKGSRVNVEKEMAANPRRISKINIVMHLPQSVPHDYRKKLEGFALGCPIKQSLHTDVQVPVVFHYDL, encoded by the coding sequence ATGGTTAAAATGTCTGCTGTCTATCAAGGTGAAAAACACTGCGAACTTCTTCACGAACAATCTGGTTCTAAAATCGTCACAGACGCACCAAAAGACAATGCCGGCCGTGGTGAGGCGTTCTCTCCAACAGACCTTGTGGCCATTGCAATGGGTTCGTGCATGTTAACGACAATGGCTATTAACTGTGAAAAAGAAGGCGTGGTTATTAAAGGCTCACGTGTGAATGTTGAAAAAGAGATGGCTGCAAATCCACGCCGTATTTCTAAAATCAATATTGTTATGCACTTGCCGCAATCAGTTCCGCACGACTATCGCAAAAAACTTGAAGGCTTCGCATTGGGTTGCCCAATTAAACAAAGCCTGCACACAGACGTTCAAGTTCCAGTTGTATTCCACTACGACCTGTAA
- a CDS encoding Hpt domain-containing protein: MAKIKVEIDEDLQDLIPQFLENRKKDIESLQSLVAQKDLTAIAQLAHKIKGAAAGYGFIDLSAMAAEMEKAAKNNDSSPLSGIANNMKTHFENIEITFVPM; encoded by the coding sequence ATGGCGAAAATTAAAGTCGAAATCGATGAAGATCTTCAGGATCTAATTCCTCAGTTTCTAGAGAATCGCAAAAAAGATATCGAATCTTTGCAGTCCCTAGTAGCGCAAAAAGACCTGACTGCTATTGCGCAGTTGGCTCATAAAATTAAGGGAGCCGCAGCAGGTTACGGTTTTATCGATCTTAGCGCCATGGCTGCAGAAATGGAAAAGGCTGCGAAGAACAACGACAGTTCTCCCCTTTCTGGAATCGCAAATAACATGAAAACCCATTTTGAGAACATCGAAATCACTTTTGTACCGATGTAA
- a CDS encoding ATP-binding protein has product MAAGTIGYKMGNTSLERSYNDRLLQARSAKAQALKNDLENVGKTLLVTSELMRTRAALRGFLQAEYETFNWMNKNPNVQEWQEQLSVAYQADRNPEVAKAITHLHKLPLFLQSQFVKQATNDDVPARTIVNIRGLEKMNFFKLHETIHPFFFDYAERFNIDDIMLIDNTGTIVYTLQKGLAFGTNLNSGVFSSTSLGEAYRWSLNANPRTYKFIDFSNSNGMTPPVAFLVAPVFDKSQLLGAVVFQINLERIDLLLSDNHQWKKLGLQETGEVLAIGPDGLLRNNSRVFFENPTEFLKKFSSAGASSQTVKQVEQAKTTALKLGLPIERVRHYFRAEDSIVQTDDYLNEKVLASVGRVHLPGGGEWLLIAKINRDEARAPLTPYMLLFTAVGLLLLAALLLIFFMLSRRLVTPVKTLENAFSDLRQNHWDRRLPALDNDEYSQLFKDYNQLAETLEKTTEAKEILENVMHSLREVLFVVDIYQDQEQAPRWAIRQVNAAGSLLIGIPESSIISSDLKLWIDTDYSRITKCVIDDEPMTESIEGTLKKISGEKVPMTLSLSRVKSAPHSLGSFVLIANDVSRQKEIEKELKTQEVMLKESQRMSRTGSFRWEMDTGKMAWSEQLYDIFGIETTARPSSDLFRSLVVADDLHLVDSAFSEAQKKMAPYTVDVRIRQADTHEVIWIRAVGEIQYDRYGNPISSTGIIQDVTNLKRAEIALIAAKDEALKSSQAKSEFLAHMSHEIRTPMNAIMGMAELLRETKLSADQDYYVTIFCKAGEVLMALINDILDLSKIEAGEVSIENIPFDLKKLMNDLEDIMKPRALEKGIGFSFEIAKGINPHLMGDPNKLRQVLINLVSNSLKFTERGQIRLNVTKNPTKKDSLMISVSDSGVGIAPNKQHLIFQKFSQADSSITRKYGGTGLGLAISKSLVELMGGQIWFKSREGVGTTFFFTVPQREQVYNVGTMKPVPMKTPQLNFAPSVPRDPNKRVRILVADDTEDNRILFTHYLKNGPYEIVEAENGLEALNKIKSDKFDIVFMDVQMPEMDGYAATAQVREWEEHEHHGHVPIIALTAHALSDDRDKSLKAGCDDHITKPFKKDTLLGVIDRFSH; this is encoded by the coding sequence ATGGCAGCTGGGACCATCGGTTATAAAATGGGTAACACTTCTCTAGAAAGAAGTTATAACGATCGCCTGCTGCAAGCCCGCTCTGCAAAAGCTCAAGCCCTTAAAAATGATTTAGAAAACGTTGGCAAAACTCTGCTAGTGACATCGGAACTGATGCGCACTCGCGCCGCGCTTCGCGGTTTTCTACAAGCAGAGTACGAGACGTTTAACTGGATGAATAAAAATCCAAATGTGCAAGAGTGGCAAGAGCAACTTAGTGTTGCTTACCAAGCGGATCGCAATCCTGAAGTTGCCAAGGCCATTACTCACCTGCACAAGCTGCCATTGTTTTTACAATCGCAGTTCGTGAAACAAGCAACCAATGATGACGTTCCAGCACGTACCATCGTTAACATTCGCGGCTTAGAGAAAATGAATTTCTTTAAACTGCATGAAACGATTCATCCGTTCTTTTTCGATTATGCGGAACGTTTCAATATCGATGACATCATGTTGATCGATAACACGGGTACGATTGTTTACACTCTTCAAAAAGGTTTGGCGTTTGGAACAAATCTGAATTCAGGTGTTTTCAGCAGCACATCATTGGGCGAGGCTTATCGCTGGTCGTTGAATGCAAATCCTCGCACTTACAAATTCATCGATTTTTCAAACAGCAATGGCATGACACCGCCAGTAGCGTTTCTTGTCGCGCCTGTCTTTGATAAATCGCAATTGCTTGGTGCCGTCGTATTTCAAATTAATCTAGAACGTATCGATTTACTTCTTAGTGACAATCATCAATGGAAAAAATTAGGCCTGCAGGAAACTGGAGAAGTTTTGGCAATAGGACCTGATGGTCTGTTACGCAATAACTCTCGCGTTTTTTTTGAAAATCCAACAGAGTTCCTAAAAAAGTTTTCAAGTGCAGGAGCAAGTTCACAAACCGTCAAACAGGTCGAACAGGCAAAGACGACGGCTTTAAAACTGGGTCTGCCTATCGAACGTGTTCGCCATTATTTCCGCGCCGAAGATAGCATCGTGCAAACTGACGATTATCTGAATGAAAAAGTTCTGGCTTCTGTGGGTCGAGTGCATTTACCAGGCGGTGGCGAATGGTTATTGATCGCAAAAATCAATCGCGATGAAGCCCGCGCCCCATTGACTCCATACATGCTGTTGTTCACGGCCGTAGGTCTTTTATTATTGGCAGCGTTGTTACTAATTTTCTTCATGCTATCGCGTCGCCTAGTAACGCCAGTGAAGACTTTGGAAAACGCGTTTTCGGATCTTAGACAGAATCACTGGGATCGCCGTCTGCCCGCTTTGGATAACGATGAATATTCGCAGCTTTTCAAAGATTACAATCAACTGGCAGAGACTTTAGAAAAAACCACTGAAGCAAAAGAGATTTTAGAAAACGTCATGCATTCGTTGCGTGAAGTTTTATTTGTAGTCGATATTTATCAGGATCAAGAACAAGCGCCACGCTGGGCGATTCGCCAAGTAAACGCAGCCGGTAGCTTATTGATTGGCATACCAGAATCCTCAATTATCTCTTCAGATTTGAAGTTATGGATTGATACAGATTATTCGCGCATCACGAAGTGTGTTATTGATGACGAACCAATGACGGAATCTATTGAAGGCACGTTGAAAAAGATTTCGGGCGAAAAAGTGCCGATGACCCTGTCACTTTCACGCGTGAAGTCCGCGCCTCATTCTTTAGGCAGCTTTGTGTTGATTGCTAATGACGTCAGCCGCCAGAAAGAAATCGAAAAAGAACTGAAGACTCAAGAAGTTATGCTGAAAGAATCGCAGCGCATGTCCAGAACAGGTTCCTTCCGTTGGGAAATGGACACTGGCAAAATGGCTTGGTCGGAACAACTTTATGATATCTTTGGAATTGAAACAACGGCTCGGCCCTCTTCGGATTTATTTAGATCTCTTGTCGTAGCGGATGACTTGCATCTGGTTGACAGCGCCTTTAGCGAGGCACAAAAGAAAATGGCGCCGTACACGGTGGACGTGCGAATTCGCCAGGCAGATACCCATGAAGTGATTTGGATTCGTGCCGTGGGTGAAATTCAGTACGATCGCTATGGCAATCCCATCAGCAGCACCGGCATCATTCAGGACGTCACAAATCTGAAACGCGCCGAAATCGCTTTGATCGCTGCCAAAGACGAAGCTTTGAAATCCTCACAAGCTAAATCCGAATTTCTTGCACACATGAGTCATGAAATTCGCACCCCAATGAATGCAATCATGGGTATGGCAGAGCTACTGCGTGAAACAAAGTTAAGTGCCGATCAAGATTATTACGTCACCATTTTCTGTAAAGCCGGCGAAGTGTTGATGGCACTAATCAATGACATCTTGGATCTTTCAAAAATCGAAGCCGGTGAAGTTTCGATTGAGAATATTCCGTTCGATTTGAAAAAATTGATGAACGATCTAGAAGACATCATGAAGCCACGTGCTTTAGAAAAAGGCATTGGCTTTTCATTCGAGATCGCGAAAGGAATTAATCCTCATTTGATGGGTGATCCCAATAAACTTCGCCAAGTCTTGATCAACTTGGTCAGTAACTCTTTGAAATTTACAGAGCGTGGACAAATTCGTTTGAATGTGACGAAGAATCCAACAAAAAAAGACAGCTTGATGATTTCAGTCAGCGACTCTGGTGTCGGAATTGCACCGAATAAGCAGCATTTGATTTTCCAGAAGTTTTCACAAGCTGACAGTTCCATCACTCGTAAATACGGTGGAACAGGTCTAGGTTTGGCGATCTCAAAAAGCTTAGTCGAGTTAATGGGTGGCCAAATCTGGTTTAAAAGTCGCGAAGGCGTCGGTACGACGTTCTTCTTCACCGTACCACAGCGTGAACAAGTTTATAACGTCGGCACAATGAAGCCTGTCCCGATGAAAACGCCTCAATTGAACTTTGCTCCTTCAGTCCCTCGCGATCCAAATAAGCGCGTACGTATTCTTGTTGCCGATGACACGGAAGACAATCGCATTTTATTCACGCACTATTTAAAAAATGGACCTTATGAAATAGTTGAAGCAGAAAATGGACTTGAGGCTCTGAATAAGATAAAGTCGGATAAGTTTGATATCGTCTTTATGGACGTTCAAATGCCAGAGATGGATGGCTATGCAGCCACTGCTCAAGTACGTGAATGGGAAGAACATGAACATCATGGACACGTTCCTATCATTGCACTGACAGCCCATGCCCTTTCTGATGACCGAGATAAATCTTTAAAAGCGGGTTGCGATGATCACATCACTAAACCTTTTAAGAAAGATACTTTGCTCGGCGTGATTGATAGATTTTCGCACTAA
- a CDS encoding response regulator, producing the protein MAAQEEKSRLLIVEDDADIRELLKHFMKEFVDEIVEAENGSAALQYVKAQEFDTILSDIEMPQMNGLKFLAYVRSLGHMTPFVVLTAHGDHTRALEALSLGAFDFITKDSKRKVVIESVCSALKIGREMKASKNDAVRSNHLKKLYADMSKSSELRLRKIIEDMSS; encoded by the coding sequence ATGGCGGCCCAGGAAGAAAAAAGCAGACTACTGATCGTCGAAGACGATGCTGATATTCGTGAATTGCTAAAGCACTTCATGAAAGAGTTCGTTGACGAAATCGTAGAAGCAGAAAACGGATCTGCGGCACTTCAATATGTGAAGGCGCAAGAATTCGACACAATTCTTTCTGATATCGAAATGCCTCAGATGAACGGCCTTAAATTTTTGGCTTACGTTCGCTCGCTAGGTCACATGACGCCATTTGTGGTTTTAACGGCACACGGCGATCATACGCGCGCCCTGGAAGCCTTATCTCTTGGCGCCTTTGACTTCATTACTAAGGATTCCAAACGTAAAGTGGTGATCGAAAGCGTGTGTTCTGCGCTGAAAATCGGTCGTGAGATGAAAGCATCTAAAAACGATGCGGTTCGTTCAAATCACCTAAAAAAGCTTTACGCTGATATGTCTAAATCTTCAGAGCTTCGTCTTCGCAAAATCATCGAAGACATGTCCTCTTAA
- the pbpC gene encoding penicillin-binding protein 1C — MKKIVLPLLLTSIVATGIFVKSSIPDVPSYELVKKNHQSSDLMLLDNEGRLLHQWRQDQTKRTFAWTPLKEISIALVPALLKSEDKRFFKHSGVDIQAMAASAYQRILKSSSRGASTITMQVVKLAKPSTAWNGWMGKIRQALAAWSLERSWTKEEILEAYLNLAPFRGEYRGIAAISWALYNKAPSALTSKEATLLSVLLRSPNANEKEWAQRACWQEPSSCGDFPNLIANSMLKSANFPKEGQRALHLAQRLSREQYTGTLKTFINSELQSFVQQTIESQIQALLDQNVHDAAVLVVENQTGKVVAYVGGSGALSSANYVDGILSQRQAGSTLKPFLYATAFEKNVLKPDSWLEDSAVDIVFDRGVYKPQNHDHMFYGWVKAKVALASSLNVPAVKVFKLLNDNSFWEKLQSLHFRDLRDPDFYGPALALGVADINLEDLTQAYRTFANGGQWSPLLFTASDASSHERVFTDEASEQITAILSAKENRALGFGMDSNLSLSSDAAVKTGTSKDMRDNWCVGYNSKFTVGVWVGNFSGQPMWNVMGVTGAAPIWNTVMSYLQDKYPSPGFKLTLNTTATGKEKSPRVYPKARILYPQDGMILAVDPAIPLKNQKMPLLVEGPQKKNISWRINGKKVGSAAEPYLWTPIPGKHTFELLSGNTATQKVQVIVK, encoded by the coding sequence ATGAAAAAGATTGTTCTTCCGTTACTACTGACAAGCATTGTTGCAACGGGAATCTTTGTTAAATCATCAATTCCCGATGTGCCATCTTATGAGCTTGTTAAAAAGAATCATCAAAGTTCTGATCTGATGTTGCTGGATAATGAAGGACGATTATTGCACCAATGGCGTCAGGATCAAACTAAGCGCACATTTGCATGGACGCCGTTAAAAGAGATTTCCATCGCCTTAGTTCCCGCACTTTTAAAATCCGAAGACAAACGTTTCTTCAAGCACAGTGGTGTGGATATACAAGCGATGGCCGCTTCCGCTTACCAACGCATTCTAAAAAGCTCTTCGCGGGGGGCTAGTACAATTACGATGCAGGTCGTGAAACTTGCCAAACCCAGCACTGCTTGGAATGGCTGGATGGGCAAAATCAGGCAGGCCTTAGCTGCGTGGAGTTTAGAACGCTCGTGGACTAAAGAAGAAATTCTTGAAGCTTATTTAAATCTTGCTCCATTCCGTGGCGAGTATCGTGGTATCGCCGCAATTTCTTGGGCTTTGTATAATAAGGCACCATCCGCTTTAACTTCGAAGGAAGCGACGTTGCTTTCGGTGCTTTTGCGTTCACCCAACGCCAATGAAAAAGAGTGGGCCCAGCGCGCCTGCTGGCAAGAACCTTCGTCTTGTGGTGATTTTCCAAACTTAATCGCGAACTCGATGTTGAAGTCCGCGAATTTTCCAAAAGAAGGGCAACGCGCTTTGCATTTGGCGCAAAGACTTTCGCGTGAACAATACACAGGAACCTTAAAGACATTTATCAATTCGGAATTGCAAAGTTTTGTACAGCAGACGATTGAATCACAAATTCAAGCTTTGTTAGATCAAAATGTTCATGATGCCGCAGTCCTCGTCGTAGAAAATCAAACCGGTAAAGTTGTCGCTTACGTTGGTGGAAGTGGTGCTTTGTCTTCAGCAAATTATGTTGATGGCATTCTGTCGCAACGCCAGGCGGGCTCGACATTAAAACCGTTTTTGTATGCGACGGCGTTTGAAAAAAATGTCTTGAAACCAGATTCATGGTTGGAAGATTCGGCCGTGGATATTGTTTTTGATCGTGGAGTTTATAAGCCGCAAAACCATGATCACATGTTTTATGGGTGGGTGAAGGCAAAAGTAGCTTTAGCCTCGTCACTGAATGTGCCTGCGGTAAAAGTATTTAAACTTTTAAATGACAATTCATTCTGGGAAAAGCTGCAAAGCCTGCACTTCCGCGATTTACGTGATCCTGATTTTTATGGTCCTGCATTGGCATTGGGCGTGGCTGATATCAATTTAGAAGACCTCACACAAGCCTACAGAACGTTTGCAAATGGTGGGCAGTGGAGTCCGCTCCTATTCACTGCGAGCGATGCAAGTTCGCACGAACGTGTTTTTACGGATGAAGCCAGTGAACAGATCACTGCGATCCTATCCGCGAAAGAAAATCGTGCGCTTGGTTTTGGTATGGATTCAAACTTATCGTTATCTAGTGATGCCGCAGTTAAGACCGGTACCAGCAAAGATATGCGCGATAATTGGTGTGTAGGCTACAATTCTAAATTTACCGTGGGCGTGTGGGTTGGAAACTTTAGTGGTCAGCCCATGTGGAACGTGATGGGTGTTACCGGTGCTGCTCCTATTTGGAATACGGTGATGTCTTATCTTCAGGATAAATATCCATCGCCTGGTTTTAAACTGACGCTTAATACGACTGCTACGGGAAAAGAAAAGAGTCCGCGTGTTTATCCAAAGGCGCGAATTTTATATCCACAAGATGGAATGATCTTGGCGGTTGATCCGGCGATTCCTTTGAAAAACCAAAAGATGCCATTGTTGGTTGAAGGACCACAGAAGAAAAATATTTCGTGGAGGATTAACGGCAAGAAAGTGGGATCGGCTGCTGAACCTTATTTGTGGACTCCGATTCCCGGTAAACACACCTTTGAACTTTTAAGTGGCAACACGGCCACTCAAAAAGTTCAGGTGATTGTAAAATAG
- a CDS encoding outer membrane beta-barrel protein, translating to MMNKLKLLIAAGFLFCAAPSHAVGLFLEPGIFYEKGDHETTWPSPFSSSTGSTHGGGIDLKLGVSFGSVFYLAADGMWSKVKFEDSSNDYSANATSNAYAGILGFQFPVVGLRAWGGYVFNATLDPDQDGTYDVKFDEGKGWKAGIGFKIFIVSLNVEYMQIKYDKSKLEAPVATDFDEKMENKVGMISVSFPMNFGD from the coding sequence ATGATGAACAAACTTAAATTACTTATCGCAGCAGGCTTTTTGTTTTGTGCAGCACCGTCACACGCAGTGGGACTTTTTCTTGAACCAGGTATCTTCTATGAAAAAGGTGACCACGAAACAACATGGCCTTCTCCATTCTCTTCATCAACAGGAAGTACGCATGGTGGTGGGATCGATTTAAAACTAGGAGTCAGCTTCGGAAGTGTTTTTTACCTTGCGGCCGATGGCATGTGGTCCAAAGTGAAATTCGAAGATTCGTCAAACGACTATAGCGCCAATGCGACTTCGAATGCTTACGCGGGTATTCTCGGTTTTCAATTCCCCGTTGTTGGCTTGCGTGCTTGGGGTGGTTACGTCTTCAATGCGACGCTCGATCCCGATCAAGACGGCACTTACGATGTCAAATTTGATGAAGGTAAAGGTTGGAAAGCAGGTATTGGCTTTAAAATTTTTATTGTCAGTCTGAATGTTGAATACATGCAGATCAAATACGACAAATCAAAATTAGAAGCCCCCGTCGCCACCGACTTTGACGAAAAAATGGAAAACAAAGTCGGCATGATTAGTGTCAGCTTCCCAATGAATTTCGGTGACTAG
- a CDS encoding Ppx/GppA phosphatase family protein, translated as MKIITSLLILFSFHFVFAENCQENRASIDIGSGTTKGLVAEVDVCQKKIVKVLFENRLPLAFNEAMEKTGKQIIPADMTRSAIPQMQNMLGKMNEFHPTKIKAVATSVFRVAKNGQEVAQEISKSLKIPVIVITQNQEAELGYLSAISQANPAKDKKLIVWDIGGGSMQMYSQTGKKAEIYKGDLASVTFKNQVLQTLQFKDPKNNPSPNPLGANKDAAVQLAKNHAYTKVPTYFKINAPKAYWIGVGGVLSESVQNQVNKEAKHFSQDDLTNTLAEKAKFTDQQLQGDYKITDVTNLALVLGYMKALDIKEVETVKASLGQGLLYKDLH; from the coding sequence ATGAAAATCATTACGTCACTTTTAATTCTTTTCTCGTTCCATTTTGTTTTTGCAGAGAACTGTCAGGAAAATCGCGCGAGCATCGATATCGGATCAGGCACCACTAAAGGTCTGGTCGCCGAAGTCGACGTATGCCAAAAGAAAATCGTAAAAGTGCTGTTTGAAAATCGCCTTCCGCTTGCGTTCAATGAAGCCATGGAAAAAACCGGCAAACAAATTATTCCCGCTGACATGACTCGGTCGGCAATTCCGCAAATGCAGAATATGCTCGGCAAGATGAATGAATTTCATCCCACAAAGATTAAAGCGGTTGCCACATCGGTGTTCCGTGTTGCGAAGAACGGTCAAGAAGTCGCACAGGAAATTTCTAAGTCTTTAAAGATCCCAGTGATAGTGATCACACAAAACCAAGAAGCAGAACTTGGTTACCTTTCAGCGATCAGCCAAGCCAATCCCGCAAAGGATAAAAAACTGATTGTGTGGGACATTGGCGGTGGCTCAATGCAGATGTATTCACAGACGGGAAAGAAAGCAGAAATCTACAAAGGCGATCTGGCATCGGTAACATTCAAGAACCAAGTCTTGCAAACACTGCAATTCAAAGATCCAAAAAATAATCCGTCGCCTAATCCACTGGGTGCGAACAAAGATGCTGCGGTTCAGTTAGCGAAAAATCACGCTTACACCAAAGTTCCCACATATTTTAAAATTAACGCACCCAAAGCTTATTGGATCGGTGTCGGCGGAGTTCTGTCTGAATCCGTGCAAAATCAAGTCAACAAAGAAGCAAAACACTTCTCTCAAGATGATTTGACAAACACCTTAGCGGAAAAAGCAAAGTTCACCGACCAACAATTGCAAGGTGATTATAAAATCACTGACGTCACAAATTTGGCCCTGGTCTTGGGATATATGAAAGCTCTCGACATTAAAGAAGTGGAAACGGTAAAAGCCTCATTAGGCCAAGGCCTTCTTTACAAAGATCTTCACTAG